The genomic interval GCCCCCACCCGGACTCCGCCGCCTCGTCCAGCACCCGGTCGGGCCCCGAACCGTCCGACGCCACCCCGAAGGAGAGCTTCCGGTCCCCGTGGTCCGTACCGCTGCGGAACGGCGTGTACGGGTAGAACGCGTCCGACACCAGCGGGGCCGCCGACGCCGGGAGCCGCCACGACACCGGCAGCCGGTGCTGCGGCAGCTCCGGATTGTGCGCGAGCAGCGTGGACACCGCGCTCGCGGACGGGTCATAGCTCAGTCCCGCCCACTGGTCGGCACCGACGATCGAGAACGGGTCCAGCTGGCCCGGGTCCCCGACGAACAGCGCCCGCTCGAACAGCCCGGCCACGGCCAGCAGCGCGTCGGAGCGCATCTGGTACGCCTCGTCGACGATCGCGTGCCCCCAGGGCTCCACGTTCTTCACGTGCGCCCACTTGGCGGCCGTCGAGATCACCACGTCGAGCCCGGCCAGATCCGCCGCCTTCGCCGACTTCGTGACATTGGCGAGCCCGTCCAGGACCTTGTCGTACGGGTCGGAGTCGCTGCTGTGGAGCCGGCCCACCGGCAGCTCCGGGTCCTTCTCCGCGAGCCGCACCACCAGGTCGTCGACCTGGGCGTTGGTCTGCGCGATCACCATCAGCGGATGCCCGGCGGCGGCCAGCTCCAGGGCCGCCCGGACCACCAGAGTCGACTTCCCGGCGCCGGGGGGCGAGTCCACGACGATGCCCCGGGCGGTGCCGCGCAGGGTGTCGTCGAGGATCGCGCCGGTCGCGCGCGCCGCCTCCGCGCCCGGGTCGAAGACGGTCCTCACAGCAGGTCCTCCGGGGTCACGGGGTCGGGTCGCTCCGGGCGCTCGGCGGCGTCCGAGCCCGGCGGGCCGCCGTGGGTCCACGGCGTCTCCTCCGGGTCCGGAAGCTTCGGGCCGCCGCGCTGGTCGTGCTCGAACAGGGTCCAGGCGATCCGCTCGCCGGGCTCCGGCACCGAACCGGGCGCGGGCTCCTTGCCCCGGCCCATCCGGTCCAGGATCCGCAGCACCAGCGGGATCTCGCCGTCGTCGGCCGGGGGCCCGTCCGCGTACCGCACGAACTCCGCCGTCTGCGGCTTGCCCTCCAGCGAGCGGTAGACCTTCGTCCGCTCGGCCAGGTGCGGACGCTCGTCCGTGCGGACGGTGACCAGCGGGCGCGGGGAGGGCCGCTTGGACTCGGTGTACGCCATCTCCACCTCGGACACCGTGGCGAGGAACGCCTCGCCCGCCAGCCGCCGCCCCGCCAGCACCAGCGGATCGTCCAGCGCCTCCTGCGCCTCCAACTGGGCCTGGGCGGTCTCCCGGGAAGCCAGCTTCTGGGCCGCCGTCACCGCGTCGTCGCGGCGCGGCTGCGGCGGCTCGCCCGAGCGCACCCGGTCCCGGTGCGCGGTGAACGACCACCGGTCCCGGGTCCAGCGGTCCTCGGCCCGGGATCCCTCGGGCAGCTCCCGCAGCAGGTCGAGACCCCGCCAGACCGCGTCCCAGGTCGGCAGCATGACCCTGGCCAGCAGCGAGCGGATCTCCCGCTCGGCACCGCTCAGCTCACCGAGGCGGGCGTCGGCGGCGAGCCCGTCCTCGGCGGACGCGAGCGCCGTGCGCGCCCGGTCGTACCGCTCGATCGCCGGGGCGAGGAGACGGTTGTCGAAGTCCGGGTCGGTGGCCGGACCCGCGGGCGGGCACAGCAGCTGGCCGTCCCCGTCCCTGGCCAGCTCGGCCCGGAGCGCGGCCTCGGCCCCCGAGGAGCCGGCCGGCGGGTCGATCCAGGCCAGCAGCGCGCCCAGGTGCTGGTCCTCCAGACTGCT from Streptomyces sp. CA-278952 carries:
- a CDS encoding AAA domain-containing protein, giving the protein MRTVFDPGAEAARATGAILDDTLRGTARGIVVDSPPGAGKSTLVVRAALELAAAGHPLMVIAQTNAQVDDLVVRLAEKDPELPVGRLHSSDSDPYDKVLDGLANVTKSAKAADLAGLDVVISTAAKWAHVKNVEPWGHAIVDEAYQMRSDALLAVAGLFERALFVGDPGQLDPFSIVGADQWAGLSYDPSASAVSTLLAHNPELPQHRLPVSWRLPASAAPLVSDAFYPYTPFRSGTDHGDRKLSFGVASDGSGPDRVLDEAAESGWGLLELPARHTPRTDPEAVRAVALVVRRLLDRGGVATSERAEEPVPVTADRVAVGTAHRDQAAAVRAALTELGVTGVAVDTANRLQGREFDVTVVLHPLSGRPDATAFHLETGRLCVLASRHRHACVVVCREGVADLLDEHPSTEPVQLGVTVKFPDGWEANHAVLAHLSERRVRWRP